The following proteins are encoded in a genomic region of Cryptomeria japonica chromosome 11, Sugi_1.0, whole genome shotgun sequence:
- the LOC131860043 gene encoding receptor-like protein EIX2: protein MALAIVKFATSTVFLIVLFANTYICLCRCPPQEYEALLSFNITLTFPTGYGYEWANGTDCCEWYGIECDEHKNHVVEIRWMPDRNGYGREGGIMLDNLCKFPSLTGIVISYVGLTNNLPSCLGNLNFLEDIIIEYNGLGLSSLTDLHARGNRFNESAPSWGLPSSIKLLSFSLNHELTISEKFFRNLTNLWRLSLSNSTLNISTSWIPNFQLSALELVSCQMDGQIPPWISTQFSLYSLTLADNGLVGEIPSWLWAMAASFDELNISQNHLHGSLFPNGPNSRIGILDVSSNALSGNIPSEGPALTKLIEGPPLQLMLNDNLFTGNIPPSLCNSSLWLQLHLENNMLDGMIPWCLIEDGSRIYDLNLGGNSLEGSMPQGLIFSSSIEYLVLKNNQLSGIFAPSFTNYTVLQLLDIGHNKFSGHLPKSIGNISSLQALVMNDNQFRGNILSELGDLKQLQILDLSSNSLSGSIPHNIVFLRAMAAAIEDGYVLQSSLPYDGGNSRSSSLGGLGMASKGTELYYTYILSTLTSIDLSNNQLTGDVPLDLGKLKGLRFLNLSMNSLNGIIPHSLGDMSQLESLDLSSNKLSGNIPSELQSLSYLAYLNLSNNNLSGNIPQGGQMITFENTSYAGNPNLQGWPLPKNCNWPKFAPPRPVSSSENKDDEESQQIPWYEIGLGWSYGAGFLSIVVLLLLVRESWRKKYFKGVDDILKFLFPFVRNRRL, encoded by the exons ATGGCGTTGGCTATAGTTAAGTTTGCTACTAGTACTGTGTTTTTAATCGTCCTCTTTGCCAACACATATATCTGTTTATGCAGGTGTCCTCCGCAGGAATATGAGGCTCTTCTATCCTTCAACATCACCTTAACTTTTCCCACGGGCTATGGCTATGAATGGGCGAATGGAACAGACTGCTGCGAGTGGTATGGCATAGAATGCGACGAGCACAAGAACCATGTGGTGGAGATAAGGTGGATGCCAGATCGAAATGGCTATGGTAGAGAAGGAGGAATCATGCTTGACAACCTCTGCAAATTTCCTTCTCTTACAGGAATAGTAATATCATACGTGGGATTGACAAATAATCTTCCTTCATGCTTGGGAAATCTCAATTTTCTTGAGGATATAATTATAGAGTACAATGGGTTGG GGCTGTCCTCCCTTACTGACCTCCATGCCCGTGGAAATAGATTTAATGAGAGTGCCCCTTCTTGGGGCTTACCATCCTCTATtaaacttctctctttctcatTAAACCATGAGCTCACAATTTCAGAGAAATTTTTCCGTAACCTTACCAATTTATGGCGTTTATCTCTATCCAACAGCACACTAAATATTAGTACATCGTGGATTCCCAACTTCCAGCTCTCTGCGTTAGAACTTGTGTCATGTCAGATGGACGGTCAAATTCCACCATGGATTTCAACTCAATTCTCGTTGTATTCCTTGACGTTAGCTGACAACGGTCTTGTTGGAGAAATTCCCTCTTGGCTATGGGCTATGGCTGCTTCCTTTGATGAACTAAATATCTCACAGAACCATCTGCATGGGTCCCTTTTTCCAAATGGTCCGAATTCTCGGATAGGAATCTTGGATGTGTCTAGCAATGCATTAAGTGGAAATATACCTTCCGAGGGGCCAGCTCTAACAAAACTAATTGAGGGGCCTCCTCTTCAATTGATGCTCAATGATAATTTGTTTACCGGTAACATTCCTCCAAGCTTGTGCAATTCGTCTCTATGGTTACAGTTACATCTTGAAAATAACATGTTGGATGGAATGATTCCTTGGTGTTTAATTGAGGATGGATCACGCATTTATGATTTAAATTTAGGTGGTAATAGTCTTGAGGGAAGCATGCCCCAAGGGCTAATCTTCTCGTCTAGCATTGAGTACTTGGTACTTAAAAATAATCAGCTCAGCGGAATCTTCGCTCCCTCATTTACCAATTATACAGTTTTGCAACTACTTGATATTGGGCACAACAAATTCTCCGGACATCTTCCAAAGTCAATTGGGAATATTTCATCTCTTCAAGCTCTGGTGATGAACGACAATCAGTTCAGGGGTAACATTCTTTCAGAACTTGGCGACCTGAAGCAGCTCCAGATCCTAGACCTTTCGTCCAACAGCTTATCAGGCTCTATTCCACACAATATTGTATTTTTACGCGCAATGGCTGCAGCAATAGAGGATGGCTATGTTTTGCAGAGTAGTCTGCCATATGATGGTGGTAATAGCCGTAGCTCCTCTCTTGGTGGACTGGGTATGGCCTCCAAAGGTACAGAACTATACTACACATATATTCTTTCCACACTCACTAGCATAGATCTCTCCAACAATCAATTGACTGGAGAtgttcctcttgatcttggaaagtTGAAGGGGTTGAGGTTTCTGAATCTATCCATGAACAGTCTTAATGGAATTATTCCACATAGTTTGGGGGATATGAGTCAACTTGAATCGTTGGACCTATCTTCAAACAAGCTTTCAGGTAATATTCCTTCAGAGCTTCAATCTTTGAGCTATTTGGCATATTTGAATTTGTCCAACAACAACCTCTCAGGTAACATACCCCAAGGAGGACAAATGATCACATTTGAAAATACATCATATGCTGGAAATCCAAATTTGCAGGGATGGCCTCTTCCAAAGAACTGCAATTGGCCCAAATTTGCACCTCCTCGTCCTGTGAGCTCTTCTGAAAATAAAGATGACGAGGAGAGCCAGCAAATACCGTGGTATGAAATTGGACTAGGATGGTCATATGGAGCAGGATTTTTGAGTATAGTAGTGTTGTTGCTTTTAGTCAGAGAGAGCTGGAGAAAGAAATACTTCAAGGGGGTTGATGATATTTTAAAGTTTCTGTTTCCTTTCGTGCGTAATAGGAGATTATGA